Within Eggerthella sp. YY7918, the genomic segment GCCACAAACGAGAGGTCGCCCGAGCGAGCCACGCCAAGATTCGGCACGAGCGTCGTGAACGGATAGTCGGCAATTTTGGGACGTGCCGCACTGATTTTGGCGATGAGCGACGACTTGCCCGCACTCGGCATGCCTACGAGCGCCGCGTCAGCCATAAGCTTCATCTCAAGCTCAATCCAGCGCTCCTGAGCCGGTTCGCCTAGCTCGGCGAAGGCCGGTGCGCGACGCGTCGGCGTGACGAAGTGGATGTTGCCGCGCCCGCCCATGCCGCCGCCAGCCACGACAACGCGTTCGCCGTCGTGGGTCAGATCAGCAATAAGCTCGCCGGTTTCTTTGGTATCTTCGAAGTACTCGCGCACGACCGTACCCACAGGCACACGCAGAACCAAGTCCTCGCCTGTGGCACCATGCATGCGGCTTCCTTTGCCGTGGGTGCCGCGTTCGGCTTTAAAGTGGTGTTTGAAGCGATATTCGATGAGTGAGGAGAGACTCGCATCGGCTTCGACGACCACATTGCCGCCATGCCCGCCGTCGCCTCCGTCCGGACCGCCCTTGGGCACATGAGCCTCACGACGAAACGACATGCAGCCTGCGCCGCCGTCGCCACCTTTTACGTGAATGCGCACTTTGTCGATAAACACCTGGTTGTACCTCTATTTCCTATTCATCCCTCAGCAAAGAGATGCGCGGGGAGTTTGTAATTCCTACCACCGCGATTGTATATGAAACATGCCCCCTGCAAGACAGGGGGCATGCAAAAACAGATAAGGTGTAGCAGTCGCGAAAGGGACTGGTTTTACGCCTCGGGGCGCACGTGAATGCGGCGCTTGATGCCACGCGTGAACTCAAGCGTGCCGTCGCACAGTGCGAACAGGGTGTCATCCTTGCCGCGACCAACATTGTCGCCCGGATGGAAATGCGTGCCACGCTGGCGAACGATAACGTTGCCCGTCTTGACCTGCTGACCTGCAAACATCTTCACGCCGAGTCGTTGAGCGTGGGAGTCGCGGCCGTTTCGAGTGGATCCGAGACCTTTCTTGTGAGCCATGGTGTTACCTCCCTTTACTCAGCGTCTTTGGACGCGGGCTTCTCGTCAGCCTTTTCAGCGGGCTTCTTTGCAGCCGGCTTCTTGGCGGCGGGTTTCTTTTCGGTCGTAGCCTTCGCAGCAGCAGGCTTCTTGGCAGCTGCGGGCTTCTTGGCGGCGGGCTTGGCCGCTTCCGTCTTCTCGGCCGGCTTCGCAGCGGGCTTCTCCTCCGCGGCATCCTTCTTCGCAGCCTTCTTGGCAGCGGGCTTAGCGGCCTTCGCGCTACCGATCGACTCGATTTCGACACGCGTCAGCTGCTGACGATGACCGCGCAGTTTTTTGTAGTTCTTGCGCTTCTTAAACTTGAAAACGAGCTGCTTCTCGCCCTTGAACTGCTCAAGCACAACGGCAACAACCTTCGTGGCCGCCGCCTTCGCAGGATCGGCCTCCACTTTTTTGCCGTCAACGACGCAGATGGCGTCCAGCTCTACTTTCGCGCCCACCTCGGCGTCGAGCTTTTCGATGTTCAGTTTGTCCCCGGGCGCGACCTTATATTGCTTGCCACCCGTTTTCACGATTGCGTACATGTATGTCTCCTTGTATGTGTCAAAACGCAAGGCGATATCTTATCAGCGTGATCGCATCAAGTCAACGATTCGACACGTGATTTTTCGTTCACCCTCGCAGTTTTCACAGTTTTCGGTCGAACCATGATACCAGAGCACCGCTTAATGTGCCTCGGCCCAGGTATTGCCCCACGAAACGTCCACGTCGAGCGGGACGCGTAGCTCCGCCACGCCCTCCATAACACCCTTCACCAACGTGGACAGCGACTCAAGTTCTTCTTCCGGCACGCTGAAATCCAATTCGTCGTGCACCTGCAAAAGCAATCGGGCCTTAAAACCTTCAGCCATAAGACGTCGCTGCACCTCCGACATGGCAAGCTTAATAATGTCGGCCGCACTTCCTTGCATGGGATGGTTCATAGCCGTACGCTCGCCAAATCCTCGTTGACTGGCGTTGCTGGCACGCAGCTCGGGAATGTGACGCTTGCGACCAAACATCGTTTCGGCATAGCCGGTTTCCTTGGCATGGGCAATAGTCTCGTCAAGATACGCGCGCACACGCGGATACGCCGCGAAGTAACGTTCGATCATCTCCTTGGCTTCGCCAAACGAAATGCCCAAACTCTGTGACAGCCCGAATGCTTGCTGACCATACACGATGCCGAAGTTCACCGCCTTCGCCCGACTGCGTAGCTGCGGGGTCACCTCGTCTACCGGCACGTCGAACACGCGCGCAGCCGTGCTTGCATGGAAGTCCGCCCCCGAGCAGAACGCCTCCACAAGCCCCTCGTCTCCCGACAGATGAGCCAACAGGCGAAGTTCAATCTGCGAGTAGTCGGCCGAAAGGAATTTCTGGCCGGGGCCAAGCGGCACGAAGCATTCGCGAATCTGTCGCCCAAAATCGGTACGCACTGGAATGTTTTGCAGGTTCGGATCCGACGAAGACAATCGCCCGGTGGTGGTGACCGTTTCGTTGAAGCAGGTATGCACCCGACCGTCGGTCGCGCGCATGCGCGGCAAAGCGTCAATATAGGTTGACTTGATTTTTGCCAGTTCGCGATAGCGCAGCACGAGCGCCGGCAGTTCATGCTCCTTCTCCAGCTCCTTGAGCACCGCCGCATCGGTGGAGTAGCCGCGCTGGTTCTTCCGCAACGGCGTAAGCCCCAGCTCTTCGAACAGTATGCGAGAAAGCTGTTTGGGCGAATCGATGTTGAACTCCTCGCCCGCCATATCGAAGATACGCGCGCTCAGATCATCGAGTTCTTCCTGCGTACTCTTGCCCAACTGAGCAAGTCGATCGCAATCGACGAGTGCCCCGGTACGCTCAACAATGGTAAGGACCGCAACAAGAGGCAAATCGATATCGAAGTAGGGACGCGTGCTACCATCGCGCTCAAGGCCCTCGGTCAAAGGCGCCACCAGCACCCGCGCCGCCGCAGCCTGGGCCGCTGCGCGCGAAGCCTCGTCCTTTGTCTCGGGCAGCACGCCTTCGCAGTAGGCGTCAAGCAGGACGTCATAGGTGTACTGCGACACCGATGAATTCAACACATACCCCGCAAGCGACAGGTCGAAGGCACGCATACGCATCAAATCGT encodes:
- the rpmA gene encoding 50S ribosomal protein L27 — its product is MAHKKGLGSTRNGRDSHAQRLGVKMFAGQQVKTGNVIVRQRGTHFHPGDNVGRGKDDTLFALCDGTLEFTRGIKRRIHVRPEA
- the rplU gene encoding 50S ribosomal protein L21; protein product: MYAIVKTGGKQYKVAPGDKLNIEKLDAEVGAKVELDAICVVDGKKVEADPAKAAATKVVAVVLEQFKGEKQLVFKFKKRKNYKKLRGHRQQLTRVEIESIGSAKAAKPAAKKAAKKDAAEEKPAAKPAEKTEAAKPAAKKPAAAKKPAAAKATTEKKPAAKKPAAKKPAEKADEKPASKDAE
- the polA gene encoding DNA polymerase I, whose translation is MTKKIAVIDGNSLMHRAYHAVPPTMNAPDGRPTNAVFGFLAMLLKFIDIANPDALICAFDAGRPAFRMEAIKQYKAQRPPMDDDLKVQFPIIEELLEAMNVPVVRIKGWEGDDVLGTIAARDEALGYETLLVTGDKDAYQLATSKTRIVTTKKGITDVAIYGPEEVLDRYGVTPAQVPDFLGLKGDSSDNIPGVPGIGEKGAAKLLQQYGSLEGLYEHIDELKGKQKERIVENRDAAFASREVATIVCDLDFPLDLEACSFPSFDSDVVTEAFRKVQFNAHLNRVLKLVGKEAEKRVAPLAIEPVLKGADAVALVDAAIERGETVGVSVVEPEQISLFSGGAQCAFGTSEGTALLEDEEGLAVLARVVRQGSFAALDVKRTLHSIYPADTAERALVDDDDLMRMRAFDLSLAGYVLNSSVSQYTYDVLLDAYCEGVLPETKDEASRAAAQAAAARVLVAPLTEGLERDGSTRPYFDIDLPLVAVLTIVERTGALVDCDRLAQLGKSTQEELDDLSARIFDMAGEEFNIDSPKQLSRILFEELGLTPLRKNQRGYSTDAAVLKELEKEHELPALVLRYRELAKIKSTYIDALPRMRATDGRVHTCFNETVTTTGRLSSSDPNLQNIPVRTDFGRQIRECFVPLGPGQKFLSADYSQIELRLLAHLSGDEGLVEAFCSGADFHASTAARVFDVPVDEVTPQLRSRAKAVNFGIVYGQQAFGLSQSLGISFGEAKEMIERYFAAYPRVRAYLDETIAHAKETGYAETMFGRKRHIPELRASNASQRGFGERTAMNHPMQGSAADIIKLAMSEVQRRLMAEGFKARLLLQVHDELDFSVPEEELESLSTLVKGVMEGVAELRVPLDVDVSWGNTWAEAH